GTAAGTTTCGTATAGCAACGCCGATCGGACAGTCGTTTTCCGCGCTGTGCTTTGGGAAGCGGTCCGTTGAGTGGCGCGAAAAGGATCTCGCCTTTGTCATTGACGCGCTGGGCGTTGAGAACACCTTCTCGCGCATGGCGCTTGAGCGTTTGCGGGTGGATGTGAAGTTGAGCGCTGATTTCGGCCGTCGTATGCCAGCCGGCCTCGCGTTTATGTTGAGCGAGGCTGCGGATTCCATAGGCTTGGCGGATCCGCCGTACACGCAGACGAGTAAAGCGCTGAGCGGTCCCGGTGCGTAACCACCGGTCATTGAGAGTCTGGGCAATCTGATGATCGGTCTGCGCAGTGGCAAGCGCTCTCACCAGCTCCACGACCGTTGCCGAGGTGCGGCGCAGATTGGGCGCACTGAGCGGAAGCGGATGGTCCAGTGAAGTAGTCGCACCGCCTTTCCACCGGATATGGAGGTGGATCTCGTGGCCTCGACTTAGGGTTACATCTTCGATGAGCAAGCGCAGTATTCGCTTGCGTTCACGAGCCGGTGTGCACGCGTCGTTCCAAACCCTGGGCAGATCCGCTATCAGCGAATGAATACGCTCCCGCGCCGCTGGACTGAGTTCGGGGTCCTCCGCCTTCACGGCGCCAGCATACTCTTGCTCGGCCTTGGAAAGTTCGGCGAGTTTTTCGTTCCAACGCCGTTCCAGGCTGTCCGCCACCAAACGGTTTTCTGGTCTGACCAGCATGAATTGGCGCTGTGCCAGTTCCACCTCCTCGCGGGCGCGCTGGACCTGGATGCGGTGCAGGCGATGGATCTCGGCTCTGCGGGCCCGCAGTTCCTCGAACACTTCGAGTGCTACCTCCAGTGAAGCAGGACTGACAGCCTCCAGGACCAAACCACTGACAACCTCATCCACTCCCCTTCCGGGAATGACCTGGCAGGGCAACTTGGCCGATTCGATACTGCGGCGCTGGCACACATAGATTGGGAGCGGTTGCCCCTTGCGCACGTAATAGCGCACGGTCATGCGGTCGCCGCATT
Above is a genomic segment from Candidatus Binataceae bacterium containing:
- a CDS encoding recombinase family protein; amino-acid sequence: MISQGKVTTEHLQRLAYLYVRQSSLHQVREHRESTARQYELKRRAQALGWSAEQLIIVDEDQGLSGASAAERRGFQRMVAEVGLGRVGVVMGLEVSRLARNSADWHRLLEICALSNTLILDEDGVYDPSHFNDRLLLGLKGTMSEAELHLLRARLLGGQLNKARRGELWIRPPIGYVFDPRTCSLVLDPDEQIQEVVRLLFETFRRTGSALKVVRYFEVKGIGWPRRMVGGVQAGQIVFSPLAHHDVLRTLHNPRYTGAFVFGRTRAAKLPIGGPHRYRRLPRQEWKVFLPNSFPGYLSWEQYEANQEVLRANARGYGYDRRRSPAREGAALLQGLVLCGKCGDRMTVRYYVRKGQPLPIYVCQRRSIESAKLPCQVIPGRGVDEVVSGLVLEAVSPASLEVALEVFEELRARRAEIHRLHRIQVQRAREEVELAQRQFMLVRPENRLVADSLERRWNEKLAELSKAEQEYAGAVKAEDPELSPAARERIHSLIADLPRVWNDACTPARERKRILRLLIEDVTLSRGHEIHLHIRWKGGATTSLDHPLPLSAPNLRRTSATVVELVRALATAQTDHQIAQTLNDRWLRTGTAQRFTRLRVRRIRQAYGIRSLAQHKREAGWHTTAEISAQLHIHPQTLKRHAREGVLNAQRVNDKGEILFAPLNGPLPKAQRGKRLSDRRCYTKLT